The proteins below come from a single Limosilactobacillus reuteri genomic window:
- a CDS encoding transposase translates to MIKLSNRRIRNRTYLWKSAFWTQSYCLISTGGAPLEVVKRYIESQGRK, encoded by the coding sequence GTGATTAAGTTGTCGAACCGCCGTATACGGAACCGTACGTATCTTTGGAAATCAGCCTTTTGGACACAAAGCTATTGCTTAATTAGCACTGGTGGAGCGCCTTTAGAAGTTGTAAAACGATATATTGAAAGTCAAGGGAGAAAATAA